Proteins from one Natranaerobius trueperi genomic window:
- a CDS encoding Mur ligase family protein has protein sequence MQLQELIKNYSIKEIYHPNKTDVSIDFKISGLNYHSQKVSSNELFFCIKGVKFDGHNFAMDAYEKGAIALVVEKRLPNVPIAQIVVADTRLALSYLSSIFYSKPSKDLTMIGITSTNGKTTTSYMIDNILSSNHLTGLIGTVVVKTGDELEEAGLTTPESLDLQKYLYKMKLKNLPYCTMEVSSSGLELERVSAVDYDVAIINNIARDHIDLHGSFEKYFRAKKRLVEELTSNKIAILNVDCENTRKLINYTNARVITYSVKGNDAMVQVDDLDLSSGRGNFTINIKEALPTVLDKKVQQQHIKIQLNVLGLHNVYNATSAAIAALALDKSSATIQRELLRFGGVERRFQLIYNQEFKIIDDHFANSGNIAVTLETLRHMEYNKLKLLYAIRGGRGITVNRENVETLIKWANKLDLKEIYVTSSVECVDEKDKVSKEELDLTIDLLEEAGLQVIYYDNLDNSVKSVLQNLTTGDVLLFAGCQGMDPAAKIALNHLYNNLSSKEKEHKGEEVLAPLKNRIAGM, from the coding sequence ATGCAATTACAAGAACTTATAAAAAACTATTCAATAAAGGAGATTTATCATCCTAATAAAACTGATGTTTCTATTGATTTTAAAATATCAGGCTTGAATTATCATTCCCAAAAAGTTTCGAGTAATGAGTTATTTTTCTGTATAAAAGGAGTAAAATTTGACGGTCATAATTTTGCAATGGATGCCTATGAAAAAGGAGCTATTGCTTTAGTCGTAGAAAAAAGGTTACCTAATGTTCCAATCGCTCAAATTGTAGTAGCTGATACCAGATTAGCCTTATCTTATCTAAGTTCAATATTTTATAGCAAACCTTCTAAAGACCTGACTATGATAGGAATAACTTCTACTAATGGTAAAACTACTACTAGTTATATGATAGATAATATATTAAGTTCTAATCATCTTACAGGCTTAATTGGTACTGTTGTAGTAAAAACTGGTGATGAACTTGAAGAAGCTGGGTTAACCACACCAGAATCATTAGATCTTCAAAAATATTTATATAAAATGAAATTAAAAAATCTCCCTTATTGTACTATGGAAGTTTCTTCTTCTGGGTTGGAGTTAGAACGAGTATCAGCTGTAGATTATGATGTGGCTATAATAAATAATATAGCCCGTGACCACATTGATTTACATGGATCTTTTGAAAAATACTTTAGAGCAAAAAAACGATTGGTCGAAGAATTAACATCTAATAAAATTGCTATCTTAAATGTTGATTGTGAAAATACTAGAAAATTAATTAATTATACCAATGCTAGAGTTATCACTTATAGTGTCAAAGGAAATGACGCTATGGTTCAGGTTGATGACCTAGATCTATCAAGTGGGCGTGGTAATTTTACTATTAATATTAAAGAAGCTTTACCAACAGTGTTAGATAAAAAAGTTCAACAACAACACATTAAAATCCAGCTTAATGTATTAGGACTTCATAATGTATACAATGCAACTTCTGCTGCAATCGCTGCATTAGCATTAGATAAAAGTTCTGCTACTATACAAAGAGAACTACTAAGATTCGGTGGAGTAGAACGAAGATTTCAATTAATATATAATCAAGAATTTAAGATTATAGATGATCATTTTGCTAATTCCGGAAATATTGCTGTAACTCTCGAAACATTACGTCATATGGAATACAATAAACTGAAACTACTTTATGCAATTCGTGGTGGTCGAGGTATAACAGTCAATCGAGAAAATGTTGAAACACTAATCAAATGGGCTAATAAGCTTGATTTAAAAGAAATTTATGTGACATCTAGTGTGGAATGTGTAGATGAAAAAGATAAAGTTTCAAAAGAAGAACTTGATTTAACCATAGATCTATTAGAAGAAGCGGGTTTACAAGTTATTTACTATGATAACTTAGATAATTCAGTTAAAAGTGTGCTACAAAACCTAACAACTGGTGACGTTCTTTTATTTGCAGGGTGTCAAGGAATGGATCCTGCAGCAAAAATAGCACTGAATCATCTATATAATAACCTTTCATCTAAAGAAAAAGAACACAAAGGTGAAGAAGTCTTAGCTCCTCTAAAAAATAGAATAGCAGGTATGTAA